GGACAGGCCAATGCTGACGTGGAGTGTTGCTAGGTATGAAGACACCGTACGCCTGCCTATCTTTACATGGTTTATCCATTCACCTAGTACGATCACTGATTATGTTGGTAGATTGAATGAGTTATATGCCAAAGCTGTGGCGGAGATACAAAACCTACTCCCAGAGCTAAAATTAGCTGACAAAAGCTCTGAAAAGCTGCTGTACGATAAGCTAACCAAGGCCGATTGGACACAGCACATGAATGATGCATCTCTCTGTCTCAGGGCAGCTTCTAAAAAGCTCAAAGAACTATCTCGCAACAAGGACAACGTCGAGTTTCATCATACAATTGGCCCCCAGGGAGACATGGTCAGTCGGACCATGGGGCTTGTTATGGACCTCGCTATGAAGCTCGCGAGTCCGGGAGTaatgatgaagccaaggatGTACCAAGGCAGTGGCTTCTTTTCCGAAAGCTTTTTGGAATATCTCCGCCATGAAAAGACtcaaaaaagacaatgtTGGTTTCGAAGCTCTGCTCTCAAAAGAACTTTGGTCGATTTCCTACTGGAGCTTAACGACGCCTTCTCTGATGCAGATGCCGGAGGCCCAATTCGACTACAAATGTCCCTTGGAAAAGCTTCCGACGCATTTTTAACATTGGCGAACAAAATGGAGGGATTGCTGAGCACTTTGGCTGGGTATCCGGAACAAGAGCAGCCACtggaagacgaggccgaACAAGAGGTCAACCCAGACCCAGATGTGGCCAGCGCCGAATTGATCCAGCGACTTCGAGATTTGGGAATTTTGCACTAAACGAAGAGACCTACCCATATACTGTATACAACCTTTTTTTAAATGTCAATTTTTGTTCAACACATGGATTACGATGCGCATTTGTTGCGATTCCAATAGCCAACATTCTTATAACACATTAACCAAGCTCTTTAATATTCAATCTTGAAGCTAAACTCATCCTCCCAATGCATAGCCCAATAACGGTCCCAAATAGCCCTTGTGATAGGGCCAACCTTTCCGTCATTAACCAACTTTTTATCAAGAGTGGTAATTGGCATGATCCCCCCAGCAGTTGTACACATTAGTATTTCGTCAGCCTGGTAAGCTGCCTCGACAGGGACTTGTTCAACGCGGATCTCATAACCACATGATCGAGCAGCGTCAATAACACTCTTTCTTGTAATTCCCTGCAAAACTCCGCGATCAGGAGTATATAAAACGCCATCTTTAATAATAACAATGTTGAAACCAGAGCCTTCAGTAAGGttggcatctccatctgtcAGAAATGGATAGGTAGCCCCGCGGTCGTTTGCCTCGAACAAGCCACGGACCAAGTCGCCCCATTGGAGGTTTTTAATAGTGGGATCGATAGAGCCGGGAGGGACTCGTCGGACGGTTCGCGCAACAATAGCATTACCGCCGTGATACTGAACTTCTGGGTCCATAACCCAGACATAAGGTTGAACAAACATGTAGAGGTTGTTGTTGAGAAGATCCTCGGGTCGAGCTCCTCGGACACCAGTTAGGCCACGAGTAACTATCAGTTCGACGAAAGCATCCTTGATTCCACTTTTAGCTACCATGTCAACCAAGATCCTTTTGATCTCCTGTCGAGCAATGGGGAACCGGAGGCGCATTTTCTTGCAGCTAGCCTCGAGACGGTCTAGGTGGTCATCAAGGCGAAAGAAGCGTCCATCCCAAACAGAAGGCACATCATAGGTTAAATCGCTATGCATGAAACCTTGATCGAGTAGAGGGATCCGTGCTTGATGTAAAGGAACAAGTTCCCCTTCGACCCAGGCAACGCCCCTAGCGAGCAGGTTGTCGCTCGCTTCTAAGATGGCTTGACGCTTTGCATAGCCAGCGAAAACTTCATCCATAGTAGCCATCTTGTTGTCGTGCTGATAATTTGTGTTGACGGTAGAATTTTTTGAGTGAGACTGACAATCTGGGATAAGTTATGATTGCGAACCCTGCTTATGTACGTCTTTCTAAACTGTTGCCCATCATCGCTAGTGCGTCAATACGCTCGAGTGGAGTTAGACATCTTAAAGCCTGATCGCGTAATTCCTATTTAGGCAATTCAAATTCCACGCCACCCTACAACTTTTTGTCGATATTGTGGTAGGGCATTTTCTTCGGATGCCCTTTTGAGAGTCAAGGCCCGGAACAGGTAATTAGAAGCCGAAAGACGGCGCAAATGGTATTCACTTTGTCATGGGCCCTGATTCCCTTTTTCGGCGATTTGCCAATTGCTATAGAAGGGAACTGGCCACTTCCCACCCATCGATCATGGCGAGTCTCTCTGGCAGATCATTGGATTCTCGTCTACACCATGACGAAGGAGTGACGTTGTATCAATAACTATAAAACTGGTTGATCAGTATGATCACTATCCATTTTTAACTTTCCTTAAGCTAGAAATCCTTTCCAAACAACTTAAACCTACTTTAACATTTAGAACATATTACCTACCATGCCATCTCTACCACCCGGGGTTGCAAAATCTCTCGATGCGACAAAGGTGGATTATCGGCTTCTGGGAGCTAGCGGTCTCCGTGTGTCAGTTCCTATTGTGGGATGTATGAGCATCGGCAATCCCGAATGGGCAAACTGGGTCATTGGGCCTGAAAAAGCCATCCCTCTATTGAAAGCTGCCTATGACCGAGGAGTAAATACTGTCCGTCCTCTACCATTACATCCAAACTTGACATCTGTTCTAATATGCAGTAGTGGGATACAGCAAACATTTACTCCAACGGAGATTCAGAAAGGATCATCGcccaagccatcaagaaacatcatcttccacgCCATAAACTGGTACTGATGACCAAGGCTTGGAGCTGTGTTGGAGAGGAGCAATTCCATGCATATCCAATCTTGGATAAGCTGAGGCAAACAAAGGACTACGTGAACCAGTTTGGTAGGCCCTTGAAAGGTTTCCTCGGTAAACAACTGGATTGACATCAAATAGATCTCTCAAGGTCGGCTCTATTCACCGCCGTGAATAATTCTCTTGAACGGTTAGAGACGGACTACATTGACGTCTTTTGGATTCATCGGTTTGACCCATACACTCCAATTGAGGAGACTATGCGTGCTTTACACGATCTAGTTACTGCTGGAAAGATTCGATATATCGGAGCTTCGTCGATGTGGACTTGGCAATTTGCCATGATGCAGTTTTGTGCAGAGAAGAATGGCTGGACAAAGTTTGTCGCAATGCAGGTAATTGGTGATTTCGAACTTTCCTCTATGACTTTTGTCATTAACATATTAATTAGAACCATTACAGTCTGCTCTATcgtgaagaagagcgcgaaATGAACAAGTTCTGCGAGGCCACAGGCGTGGCTATCATCCCTGTAAGTTCATCCCTCTAATGGCACTCGTATCACCAAGACGATTTACTTACTCAATTGTTAGTGGGGGCCGCTTGCAGAAGGAAAGCTCGCTCGGCCAGTGAAAGCTCAAGGAACTACCTCTCGATCTGCCGGCACGGAGGAGACTTTACGACCCGAGTCGGTCGAAATCATCAACCGGGTGGAAGAATTGGCGAAGCGAAAGAACTGGACCATGAGTCAAGTGACACTTGCTTGGACTCAGAAGCGAGTTACGAGCCCTATAATTGgcttcagcagccttgagagACTCGACGAGGCTCTATCGGCCCGCGGCAAAGAGCTGactgctgaggaagaggcatATCTGGAGAAGCCATACACGCCACTCGAAGTAGAGGGTCATTTCTGATGCAAAAGTCGAACGGCGCAGAAATATTCTGTGATTTTGCCAGGGAAATTGGATCGTGAGAGACGCAAAATGGGCAGAAGAGAACTACTTTTGTCAAAGGAGTAACCTGCTGAACTCGAATTATGCCAGAACTTACGAGGTTGATTAGAGTGCTGctcaatttcttcttccgcttcCTAATTAAATCGCGAGCTTTAGCTAGATATTTCATATGACTACGCGATTATGACTTTGCCTTCTTAAAGTTCTCTAATACCAGACATTCTCCTGGAAAACTGGGTAAGTTGACATTATGGAAGCAGCAAGATCATTTTCACACGGGAATTCGTGATGGCTACATCATATTGTTAGAATTTCCCCAAACATTTCATCTAGGAGCTGTCTGACCAAATCTTCTGTTTGTACGTATCCCAAGATATTTGAGGAAGCCGAAAATGATTACTACATTCCCACCCCAAGAGAGAAGGCCTAACTCTTTAGTAACACACATCCGCACCAAAACATTGGGCATCAAAAACTCAGGTTAAGACAATATAGTAAATGAATAATAACATAACTACTCCCAATACTCGAATAGAAGTGCCAGTGGAAATAAGATTCGGTCATGCATGTCGAATCCTAGTTCTGCTATGGTTGCTCACCGTCAAGTCCTAGCAAGTCGGTACTACCAAACTTCCAGGCGGGAACTTTGTGCTCAAAAAGCAagtcaagctcttcaaacgTCTTGTTTTTAGTTTCCGGTAGGCAGAAGATGCTCCATATGAGCAGAAGAAAACCCAGCCCACCAAACAGAAACCCAATCTTGCCACCCCAGTTTGCCTCAGTAGCGCTCATCGCGTAAGGAAGTCCAGCAGTGAttgcgagagagaaaatatgCGCAGCTGAAGCAGCCACACCCAGAGTTTTGCCACGGATCGATGTGCTTGGGACCTCTGCAATGATGGCGTAAACGAGAGGACCCAGTCCGCAGTTGTATACGAAGtagaagacaagaagcatAGTCGACTTGGCGTACAGAGCGGCCTTGTTAGAAGATGGAGCAAGGTCCAGGAACCCAACGATGAACATGAGCACCATGGTTATACCACAGGTCACGATATAGCCTAGCCTTCGGCCCCAGATTGACAGCAACGGCCATGACAAAACGTTCCCGACGATGCCAAGGGCGAACAGACCAAGAGAAAGGTGAAAAGCTTGAGAATCTGACATTCCAGCCACTTGGAAATAGTACGTAGCGAAGGATGATGCAACGTTGATGCCAGAAAAGAACTGACCACTGTAGGACACAGTACAGATCATGGTACGTCGAAGGTTTGTACCCTTAAAGCAGTCCCAGTACGAGATTGACCTCTcacgctcttcttcaagcaagATGGTTTCCTTCATGTGAGCCAAGGTTTCATCGATATTCTCGGTATATCCTGTGCTTCTGAGAGCAGCTGTAGCCTCGTCGTATCGCTTCTTTTTCACTAGAAACCAAGGTGTTTCAGGAGCGAAAAAAGCACCGAGAATAAAAATGAGAGGAAAGGCGTATTCAGTAATGAAAGGAATTTTGTATGCCCATTTATCATTCATCGTTTGCGTCCCAGTCAAGATACCGATTGCAATAAACGAGCCAGCCACTTGAGCGAAATTGTTGGCTGCCAGTCCAATACCTCGTAGGCGGACAGGGAGGATCTCCGAAATGTATGCTGGCCCAAGGGCAGGGAAAGCGCCAGTGAGAAGACCAGTGATGACGGCTCCTACAAAGATGACTGCAGCGCTATTCCCCAAGATTTGAATCAAGAGAGTGAACAAGGATAGAGTTGTGCTTCCCAATAGTGTCTTCCGTGGTCCGAAACGATCGGTGCACCATCCTGCCCAGAGAGGTCCCAATAGGAAACCAATGATTGGTGCATATGGGTATGCGGCGGTCCATGACGCTGCGAGAACATATTCGCCAGATCCAACAGGATACTCGTAACCAAAGTCTTTGCGAAACTGCGGGATGCCGACCAAAGTACCGAGAGTTGTGGCGTCGTAGCCAATGACACAGTTTGGTATTATGAACCAAGTAGCCCACAAGACAGCGCTCTTGTGCTTCGATACAGCTTGACGGATGGTCAGATTGTGTTCTCGGTAGGTTGCCCGCTGAGAACTCTTGGTCAGATCATGACCGGCAGAGTCAATAACGGAAGCGGGTTTCTTAGAGATGGATTCATCCATGCTGAAAATGAGTCTGGGTATACAATGAGTAGCAATTTTTGAATCATAATTCTGAATCATGGTcaagcatctccaacatATACATTTTCGTAGGGAGGATGTTGAGAGTTGTCTAAACTATTCTTTGGACAAGACTCTACCATATTGAGTAATTTACTTGATCAAGGCTAGTGCAGAGACACTATCTACTATTGTTCCAATGATATACTTAAGTGTTGATAACAACAGCCCTGCATGAAAGGCCAACCAGCCCTGAAAGCATCTGATGGCGGGGGTGGGGGGAAACCACGTTTTCAGAAGCCGTGGATCCGGGGAAGCCATCAATCGATATCAGCACTACCGACGATAAGTGCAATTGAGGCGGGGTAACATTGATTGAACCTTTCCCAACATGGTGATCCAGTATCTCTAGCCTCGTGGTGGTTTTGTGCGGGGTAACCCGACTACTATTATAGGTAATAATAACCATGATGGGATAGGCTTGCAAAAGGAATGTTTAGTGATACCAAGTTGTAGAAATTCCATGCTAATGATTATTCATAAAAGAAAGCCACGGCGAATCCAGGACCTACATATTAAAGTAGTTGAAGCGGCGAGTGGAGTAGAGTTGACTAGATCTCTTAGACTCGAACATGTGTAAATAGCACGGTGGTGTGCACAAATATATAATTTCAGACAACTGGAGGTCAAGAGGTAGGTATCAAGACTACAAATTTGCAATCTATCGACCTTATAGACATAATATATTCAGGGTACAGTAAGTGAATCCGAAAATGAAGGGAAAGGCATCCTTATTAACAGGCGACTTTACTTCCGAAGCTACATACCCTAGATCTCCCACCAGAACTGGAATTGGACACCAAATCATGGAACCTTACATCATTCTTTATACTGctaatttttatattacGTCGATCTGTCTTGAATAAATAACTCTTGGTATAAGGTCATATCAATATCGTATAACTTAAAACCCATTACAAGATACTGATACATCTAACGCAACAGCAGTCCATCTTGTCAGACAACTTGATGATCCAGGGCCACTTAACCAAATAAATACTGGCTTGTAGAGCCAAGTCCCGATTTCTGGTCAATGAGAGACCCCCACCAACTGTCTGGGTCCCCCGCTGCCGCCCAAACCTCCTCAAGCAAGCCAAGCGTGGTAGTAAACATGTCGTACCTTGTCTTGACACCCCACCAGCTGCAGTAATCTCTGGCTTCGGCTCGTAGATTCTCATCGTTGGTCTCGCACCCAGCCAGGAAAAcaggcagcagaagctgcttctgaaTCATTGTGCTGCGCCGACAGGAGTGCACGTTGTTCAGCACCTTGCGGGCAAAGAACTCGATACGCGACATGAGCGCTTCGCCACGACGCCACTTGAAGACTCGCTCAATGTAAATAAGCAGTGCAAACCGCCAGGCTTGAGCACAGT
This genomic stretch from Trichoderma breve strain T069 chromosome 1, whole genome shotgun sequence harbors:
- a CDS encoding amino-transferase class IV domain-containing protein; the encoded protein is MATMDEVFAGYAKRQAILEASDNLLARGVAWVEGELVPLHQARIPLLDQGFMHSDLTYDVPSVWDGRFFRLDDHLDRLEASCKKMRLRFPIARQEIKRILVDMVAKSGIKDAFVELIVTRGLTGVRGARPEDLLNNNLYMFVQPYVWVMDPEVQYHGGNAIVARTVRRVPPGSIDPTIKNLQWGDLVRGLFEANDRGATYPFLTDGDANLTEGSGFNIVIIKDGVLYTPDRGVLQGITRKSVIDAARSCGYEIRVEQVPVEAAYQADEILMCTTAGGIMPITTLDKKLVNDGKVGPITRAIWDRYWAMHWEDEFSFKIEY
- a CDS encoding aldo/keto reductase family domain-containing protein, whose translation is MPSLPPGVAKSLDATKVDYRLLGASGLRVSVPIVGCMSIGNPEWANWVIGPEKAIPLLKAAYDRGVNTWDTANIYSNGDSERIIAQAIKKHHLPRHKLVLMTKAWSCVGEEQFHAYPILDKLRQTKDYVNQFDLSRSALFTAVNNSLERLETDYIDVFWIHRFDPYTPIEETMRALHDLVTAGKIRYIGASSMWTWQFAMMQFCAEKNGWTKFVAMQNHYSLLYREEEREMNKFCEATGVAIIPWGPLAEGKLARPVKAQGTTSRSAGTEETLRPESVEIINRVEELAKRKNWTMSQVTLAWTQKRVTSPIIGFSSLERLDEALSARGKELTAEEEAYLEKPYTPLEVEGHF
- a CDS encoding sugar transporter domain-containing protein, which gives rise to MDESISKKPASVIDSAGHDLTKSSQRATYREHNLTIRQAVSKHKSAVLWATWFIIPNCVIGYDATTLGTLVGIPQFRKDFGYEYPVGSGEYVLAASWTAAYPYAPIIGFLLGPLWAGWCTDRFGPRKTLLGSTTLSLFTLLIQILGNSAAVIFVGAVITGLLTGAFPALGPAYISEILPVRLRGIGLAANNFAQVAGSFIAIGILTGTQTMNDKWAYKIPFITEYAFPLIFILGAFFAPETPWFLVKKKRYDEATAALRSTGYTENIDETLAHMKETILLEEERERSISYWDCFKGTNLRRTMICTVSYSGQFFSGINVASSFATYYFQVAGMSDSQAFHLSLGLFALGIVGNVLSWPLLSIWGRRLGYIVTCGITMVLMFIVGFLDLAPSSNKAALYAKSTMLLVFYFVYNCGLGPLVYAIIAEVPSTSIRGKTLGVAASAAHIFSLAITAGLPYAMSATEANWGGKIGFLFGGLGFLLLIWSIFCLPETKNKTFEELDLLFEHKVPAWKFGSTDLLGLDGEQP